The Candidatus Omnitrophota bacterium genome window below encodes:
- the atpB gene encoding F0F1 ATP synthase subunit A, whose amino-acid sequence MIAYAAETAPHAAEMAHSAAAEGGHMVPELPNLVTVLNLQFGDDPVWGPFVHLLHRWENVFFALVAIMVLTLVFRHVSRNIHQVPGRLQSFVELIVSTIEGFVVSVLGSSGRKFTPLIGTFFIYIITMNLFGVVPLLKSPTASINLTAGLALCVFVIVQGLALKSFGFLGYLYHLMGEPRDLVTWILSPLMFVIHIVGEIAKPLSLAIRLFGNITGEDALMAVFAGLGISLMALVHFPVGFPLHVLVYPLIFIFSTLQALVFSLLSTVYISMVLPHGEDH is encoded by the coding sequence ATGATCGCCTACGCTGCTGAAACAGCCCCACATGCGGCAGAAATGGCCCATAGCGCTGCCGCCGAGGGCGGGCACATGGTGCCCGAACTGCCCAACCTTGTCACTGTCCTGAACCTGCAATTCGGGGATGACCCTGTTTGGGGCCCCTTTGTGCACCTGTTGCACCGCTGGGAGAATGTGTTTTTTGCCTTGGTTGCGATCATGGTGCTCACACTCGTCTTTCGCCACGTGTCGCGCAATATTCATCAAGTGCCCGGCAGGCTCCAGTCCTTTGTGGAGCTCATCGTGAGTACCATCGAAGGTTTTGTAGTGAGCGTGTTGGGATCGAGCGGCCGCAAATTTACTCCGCTTATCGGCACTTTCTTTATCTATATCATCACCATGAATCTTTTCGGGGTGGTGCCTTTGCTCAAGTCGCCCACGGCCAGCATTAATCTCACCGCAGGCCTGGCCCTTTGCGTGTTTGTGATTGTGCAAGGCCTGGCCCTCAAAAGTTTCGGGTTCTTGGGCTACCTCTATCATCTGATGGGCGAGCCCAGGGACCTTGTGACTTGGATTTTGTCGCCGTTGATGTTTGTGATCCACATTGTCGGGGAGATCGCCAAGCCTTTGAGCCTGGCCATCCGGCTTTTTGGGAATATCACGGGAGAGGATGCCTTAATGGCCGTGTTCGCCGGGCTCGGAATCAGCCTGATGGCCTTGGTGCACTTTCCTGTGGGGTTTCCGCTGCATGTTTTGGTGTATCCGCTGATCTTTATCTTC
- a CDS encoding AtpZ/AtpI family protein: MRQLGLWLTLPILLAVAPLVGLFAGQWVDRKFGCAPWGALILTFVGLAAGVVETQRLVKTAQRIQDTKK; the protein is encoded by the coding sequence ATGAGGCAGTTAGGTCTCTGGCTGACCCTGCCTATCCTGCTGGCCGTGGCGCCGCTCGTGGGCCTTTTCGCAGGCCAATGGGTGGATCGCAAGTTTGGGTGTGCTCCCTGGGGTGCCCTAATCCTAACCTTTGTCGGTCTGGCAGCGGGAGTTGTCGAAACACAGCGCCTGGTCAAAACGGCACAACGCATACAAGACACCAAGAAATGA
- the pyrF gene encoding orotidine-5'-phosphate decarboxylase, with amino-acid sequence MTQLITALDVETLDEAKRLMERIGEHCRFYKIGSRLFTTCGPAAIKAVHAAGAQVFLDLKYHDIPQTVKGAVIEATRHQVALIDVHALGGADMMCAAADACRRESGRLGIPKPLLIAVTILTSHDRQALNSMGIMRSVRGSVLHLGKQALGAGLDGLVCSAQELKKLRQVLGKDAVLVVPGIRPANSAAGDQKRIATPAEAASAGADYIVVGRPILDASDPAAAAAVIREEFCTNP; translated from the coding sequence ATGACCCAACTCATCACTGCCCTTGATGTGGAGACCCTGGACGAAGCCAAGCGCCTCATGGAGCGGATCGGAGAACACTGCCGCTTCTACAAAATCGGTTCGCGGCTTTTCACCACCTGTGGTCCGGCGGCCATTAAGGCGGTGCACGCGGCCGGCGCGCAGGTTTTTCTCGATCTCAAATATCATGACATTCCCCAAACCGTAAAGGGAGCGGTCATTGAGGCCACTCGCCACCAGGTCGCCCTCATCGATGTGCATGCCCTGGGGGGTGCGGATATGATGTGCGCCGCAGCCGATGCCTGCCGCAGGGAATCCGGGCGCCTGGGCATTCCCAAACCTCTCCTGATTGCCGTGACCATTCTCACCAGTCACGACCGCCAGGCCCTGAATTCCATGGGCATCATGCGCAGCGTAAGAGGGAGTGTCCTCCATCTGGGCAAACAAGCTTTGGGTGCAGGGCTCGACGGCTTGGTTTGTTCGGCCCAGGAGCTGAAAAAACTGCGCCAGGTCTTGGGCAAGGATGCTGTGCTGGTAGTGCCGGGCATCCGGCCCGCAAACTCTGCCGCGGGAGACCAAAAGCGCATCGCCACGCCGGCCGAGGCAGCTTCGGCCGGGGCCGATTACATTGTGGTGGGTCGCCCCATTTTGGATGCCTCAGATCCGGCTGCGGCTGCCGCGGTGATTCGGGAGGAATTCTGCACCAACCCGTAG
- a CDS encoding dihydroorotase has protein sequence MRILIKGGHVVDPANKIDELRDVLIQDGRIVKVQKNIKEAVDEIINASGKHVFPGLVDVHTHLRQPGQEGKETIESGSRAAAKGGFTSVCCMPNTKPVIDERSLVQMIYAEAERVGLIKVFPFGAVTKNLEGKLLSEIGELKDAGVVALSDDGRPVYSSKVMRHALEYAKMFDLRISDHCQDLDLSEGAVMHEGVVSTELGLKGMPAASETVMVARDIELAEMTGGKLHIAHASCAGSIWQVREAKARGVDVTCEVCPHHFSLSHEAVRNYDPCTKMYPPLRTQEDIIAIKEGLADGTVDCIATDHAPHTQWEKEMEYNVAPCGIIGLETAFSLSLKELVHTKILTLSQLIDKMSSAPAKIFALPAGSLSEGVDADVALVDLESEWTVKEEEIHSKSKNTPFMGMTLPGVIEMTLCRGKIVYRK, from the coding sequence ATGCGTATTCTGATTAAGGGCGGCCATGTGGTGGATCCGGCCAATAAAATTGACGAGCTGCGCGATGTATTGATCCAGGACGGCCGGATCGTAAAGGTGCAAAAGAATATCAAAGAAGCCGTGGACGAGATTATCAATGCCTCGGGCAAGCATGTGTTTCCGGGCCTGGTCGATGTGCACACTCATCTGAGACAGCCGGGACAGGAAGGAAAGGAAACCATCGAGAGCGGCAGCCGGGCCGCAGCCAAGGGCGGTTTTACAAGTGTTTGCTGTATGCCCAACACCAAGCCGGTGATTGATGAGCGCTCTCTGGTGCAGATGATCTATGCAGAGGCCGAGCGGGTAGGACTCATCAAAGTGTTTCCTTTCGGAGCCGTGACCAAAAACTTGGAAGGCAAGTTGCTGTCGGAGATCGGCGAACTCAAAGATGCGGGTGTGGTCGCCCTCTCCGATGACGGCCGCCCGGTGTATTCCAGCAAGGTCATGCGACACGCCTTGGAATATGCCAAAATGTTTGATCTGCGGATCTCCGACCACTGCCAAGACCTGGATTTGTCCGAGGGTGCGGTGATGCACGAGGGTGTCGTATCCACCGAGCTGGGGCTTAAGGGGATGCCCGCGGCCAGCGAAACCGTGATGGTGGCCCGGGATATTGAGCTGGCGGAAATGACCGGCGGAAAATTGCACATTGCGCACGCCAGTTGCGCAGGGTCGATATGGCAGGTGCGCGAGGCCAAGGCGCGGGGTGTGGATGTGACCTGTGAAGTCTGTCCTCACCACTTTAGCCTTTCCCATGAGGCCGTCCGCAACTATGACCCCTGTACGAAAATGTATCCGCCTCTGCGCACGCAGGAAGACATCATTGCGATCAAAGAGGGTCTGGCCGACGGCACTGTGGATTGTATTGCCACGGACCATGCTCCCCATACTCAGTGGGAAAAGGAAATGGAATACAATGTGGCGCCTTGCGGAATCATCGGACTGGAAACAGCATTCTCTTTGTCTCTAAAGGAACTGGTCCACACGAAGATTCTGACGCTTTCGCAGCTCATTGATAAAATGAGCTCGGCCCCGGCCAAGATTTTCGCTCTTCCTGCGGGATCGTTGAGCGAGGGGGTTGATGCTGATGTTGCCCTGGTGGATTTAGAGTCCGAGTGGACCGTGAAAGAAGAAGAGATTCATTCTAAATCCAAGAACACTCCGTTTATGGGAATGACTTTGCCCGGGGTTATTGAAATGACCCTGTGCCGCGGCAAGATTGTGTATCGAAAATAA
- a CDS encoding aspartate carbamoyltransferase catalytic subunit, whose translation MSRLQEKPAAKWSRKDLLELREMSAEEILLILDTARSFREVTTRAVKKVPALRGKTVAILFSEPSTRTRISFELAAKRLSADIISVQTAQSSLVKGESLHDTARNIEAMRADILVVRHGASGVPHQLARVVSCSIVNGGDGSHEHPTQALLDLFTIREHIGHIEGLKVSIIGDIAHSRVARSNIAGMTKLGAKVTVCGPPTLIPRGIEQQGVDVTYDVHEAIEDADVIYVLRLQLERQDEGLFPSIREYAATFGINSAKMQRAKPTALVMHPGPINRGIELSPDVADGSHSVILEQVTNGIAVRMACLYLIAGVKAGE comes from the coding sequence ATGAGTAGACTCCAAGAAAAACCCGCAGCCAAATGGAGTCGCAAGGATCTGCTTGAGTTACGGGAGATGAGTGCTGAGGAGATTCTGTTGATTCTGGATACGGCGCGTTCTTTTCGCGAAGTCACTACACGGGCCGTTAAGAAGGTGCCTGCCCTGCGTGGTAAGACTGTGGCAATACTCTTTTCCGAGCCTTCCACGCGCACCCGGATCTCTTTTGAATTGGCAGCCAAGCGGCTGAGTGCGGATATCATCAGCGTCCAGACAGCTCAATCGAGTTTGGTCAAGGGCGAAAGCCTGCACGATACGGCCCGTAATATTGAGGCCATGCGCGCAGACATCTTGGTTGTGCGGCACGGTGCAAGCGGTGTGCCCCATCAGCTGGCGCGTGTTGTGTCCTGCTCGATCGTCAACGGGGGCGACGGCTCTCACGAACACCCCACCCAAGCTTTGCTGGATCTATTTACCATCCGCGAACACATCGGCCACATCGAGGGACTCAAAGTTAGTATCATTGGCGACATCGCGCACTCGCGTGTGGCGCGTTCCAATATCGCGGGCATGACCAAGCTCGGTGCCAAGGTGACCGTGTGCGGACCGCCCACGCTCATACCAAGGGGTATTGAACAGCAGGGTGTGGATGTGACGTATGACGTACACGAAGCCATTGAGGATGCGGATGTGATTTATGTGTTGCGCCTGCAACTGGAGAGACAGGACGAAGGACTCTTCCCTTCCATCCGGGAATATGCTGCGACCTTCGGCATTAACAGTGCCAAGATGCAGAGGGCTAAGCCCACGGCGTTAGTGATGCACCCGGGTCCGATCAACCGGGGGATTGAGTTGTCTCCGGACGTGGCTGACGGGTCGCACTCGGTTATTTTGGAGCAGGTTACTAATGGGATTGCGGTTCGCATGGCTTGTTTGTATTTGATTGCAGGAGTGAAGGCCGGAGAGTGA
- the pyrR gene encoding bifunctional pyr operon transcriptional regulator/uracil phosphoribosyltransferase PyrR, translating into MGEGMNSGHQIMDSEGMNRALTRMAHEILERNKSIENLILIGVRRRGAVLAERLAELIKSIDGTPPPVGAIDINLYRDDLSTVASQPIVRETEIPLDLKDQKVVVVDDVLFTGRTIRSALVALMDFGRPQYIQLAVLVDRGHRELPIRPDYVGKNLPTNFRDVVHVNVREIDDSDEVMVEVSNE; encoded by the coding sequence ATGGGAGAGGGAATGAATTCTGGACACCAGATTATGGATTCCGAGGGGATGAACCGGGCGCTCACGCGCATGGCCCATGAAATCCTGGAACGAAACAAGAGCATTGAAAACTTAATCTTGATCGGGGTTCGTCGGCGGGGGGCGGTGCTGGCAGAACGCCTGGCCGAGCTCATCAAGAGTATTGACGGTACGCCTCCTCCGGTGGGGGCCATCGACATCAACCTGTATCGGGATGATCTCTCTACAGTGGCGAGTCAACCCATTGTGCGCGAAACCGAAATCCCATTGGATCTCAAGGACCAGAAGGTGGTTGTGGTTGACGATGTTCTCTTCACAGGGCGCACGATTCGCTCAGCGCTTGTGGCTCTTATGGACTTTGGCCGGCCCCAATACATCCAGCTGGCCGTATTAGTGGATCGCGGGCACCGGGAACTTCCGATACGTCCGGATTATGTGGGAAAGAATCTGCCTACCAATTTCCGGGATGTGGTGCATGTGAATGTGCGGGAGATCGACGACTCCGACGAAGTCATGGTGGAGGTTTCCAATGAGTAG
- the rsmI gene encoding 16S rRNA (cytidine(1402)-2'-O)-methyltransferase has protein sequence MPSVPLDHDLYLVATPIGNLQDMSPRAVEVLQGVDLIAAEDTRHTRKLCAHWNISTDIQSFHEHNERDKAPGLVAAMKCGRRVALVCDAGTPSISDPGFPLVRLAIKESLKVAAVPGPSSLLAALVVSGLPTDRFHFEGFLSNKGATRRRRLKELSEYSHTLVFFESPHRIVKALIDAAEILGDRPASLSRELTKKFEETLHGTLPELLDHVQTKAPKGELVLVISGAKK, from the coding sequence ATGCCTAGCGTTCCGCTGGATCATGATTTGTATTTGGTAGCCACTCCCATCGGGAATCTGCAGGACATGAGCCCGCGGGCCGTGGAGGTTCTTCAAGGGGTGGATCTCATTGCCGCAGAAGACACCCGGCATACACGCAAGCTTTGCGCGCACTGGAATATCTCCACCGACATCCAGAGCTTTCACGAACACAACGAGCGCGACAAAGCCCCGGGGCTTGTGGCTGCCATGAAATGCGGACGCCGCGTGGCGCTGGTTTGCGACGCGGGCACGCCATCCATTAGCGACCCGGGATTCCCTTTGGTGCGGCTCGCGATCAAAGAGAGCCTGAAGGTGGCGGCTGTTCCCGGCCCGTCCTCTCTCTTGGCTGCGTTGGTTGTGTCGGGCCTGCCCACGGACCGATTCCATTTTGAAGGATTTCTCTCCAACAAAGGCGCTACCCGGCGCCGCAGGCTCAAAGAACTTTCGGAGTACAGCCACACGCTGGTCTTTTTTGAAAGCCCTCACCGCATTGTGAAGGCCCTGATCGATGCGGCGGAGATCCTGGGCGATCGTCCTGCCAGTCTTTCCCGTGAACTCACCAAGAAGTTCGAAGAGACCCTGCACGGTACCTTGCCGGAACTGCTGGACCATGTGCAGACCAAAGCCCCCAAAGGCGAACTTGTGCTCGTCATTTCCGGCGCTAAGAAATAA
- a CDS encoding 4Fe-4S binding protein: MAHVVTSVCENCKYTDCVAVCPVDAFREGENRLYIDPDTCIDCELCVPECPVHAIYSEDDLPEGQQDQIELNALKAAECPEITESKDALPTAPPRPE; the protein is encoded by the coding sequence ATGGCTCATGTAGTAACCTCTGTTTGTGAGAACTGCAAATACACGGATTGTGTGGCGGTTTGTCCGGTGGATGCGTTTCGCGAGGGCGAAAACCGGCTCTATATTGATCCGGATACGTGCATTGACTGCGAATTGTGCGTGCCGGAGTGTCCTGTGCATGCAATTTACAGCGAGGACGATCTTCCTGAAGGGCAACAGGACCAAATCGAGCTGAACGCGTTGAAGGCTGCAGAGTGTCCTGAAATCACGGAGTCGAAAGACGCTCTCCCAACCGCGCCGCCCCGTCCGGAATGA
- a CDS encoding Bax inhibitor-1/YccA family protein, which yields MHTAALTQAQIRERNLVSSAFGWMAIGLGVTALLAWATAHNEALLRLLFSNPILMIGLFVAQIGLVIYLSARIQAMSLQAAMGAFFVYSGLMGLTLSSIFIIYARATLTSAFTVTAGTFALTAVYGFSTKRDLTSVGNLAFMGLIGIILASLVNMFMHSPAVYWATTYLGVLIFVALTAYDVQRIKAMDQMSYSGEESYQKAAILGALRLYLDFINLFLFILRIMGSRR from the coding sequence ATGCACACTGCCGCACTCACACAAGCGCAAATCCGCGAGCGCAATCTTGTCTCCAGCGCCTTCGGTTGGATGGCAATAGGCCTGGGCGTGACCGCGCTCCTGGCTTGGGCCACGGCGCACAACGAGGCCTTGCTCCGGCTCCTGTTCAGCAATCCAATCCTTATGATCGGGCTTTTTGTTGCACAGATTGGGTTGGTCATTTATCTCTCCGCTCGTATCCAAGCCATGTCTCTACAGGCGGCCATGGGGGCCTTTTTTGTCTATAGCGGTCTGATGGGCCTGACCCTCTCCTCCATTTTTATCATCTATGCGCGCGCCACCCTCACCTCCGCGTTTACCGTGACAGCCGGGACTTTCGCCCTGACTGCGGTCTATGGATTTAGCACCAAGCGCGATTTGACCAGTGTGGGTAATTTGGCTTTTATGGGCTTAATCGGTATTATTCTGGCGAGTCTGGTGAATATGTTCATGCACAGTCCGGCTGTTTACTGGGCGACCACTTATCTCGGTGTCTTGATTTTTGTGGCCCTGACTGCCTATGATGTTCAGCGCATTAAGGCGATGGACCAGATGTCCTACTCAGGTGAGGAGAGCTACCAGAAAGCCGCAATTTTGGGTGCACTAAGGCTCTACCTGGATTTCATCAATCTCTTTCTTTTTATTTTGCGGATTATGGGCTCTAGAAGATAG
- the gyrB gene encoding DNA topoisomerase (ATP-hydrolyzing) subunit B, producing the protein MGKKKAAETKAGSKYDATNIQVLEGIEAVRKRPAMYIGDTSVRGLHHCVYEVVDNSVDEAMGGHAQNINLVIHQNGSITITDDGRGIPVDIHKSMKKPAVEVVLTTLHAGGKFDGASYKVSGGLHGVGVSVVNALSEWLEVEVSREGNVYHQRYEKGKAVSALTKVGKSRQSGTSITFLPDAKIFEQTTEFSFDTLCNRLRELAFLNKGLRITMEDERSDKNVEFKFEGGIVEFVNHLNKNKNPLHRKVIYLQKEKDNVIIEIALQYNDTYAENIFSFANNINTIEGGTHLSGFKSALTRVINQYAKQKKAAKDKAASISGEDVREGLTGVISVKLPQPQFEGQTKTKLGNSEVEGIVASLTIEILGSFFEENPSVGNAIANKAIMASRAREAARHARDLTRRKSALDSGSLPGKLADCSEKDAALCEVYLVEGDSAGGSAKQGRDRRFQAILPLKGKILNVERARLDKILSNEEIRTIISALGTGVGQDFDLEKLRYHKIILMCDADVDGSHIRTLLLTFLFRQMPALVEMEHVYIAQPPLYKIKRGKREEYIQTEGQMSGLLLDLGCEDHELTVKVGKTRKSYKGQELLDLMHFATDLERLASAVEKRGVSLEKYLVQRERKTGRLPRFLVRREEEEKFIYDDEGLAKYLAESKGEGEEEIQVTGLRAAGGTDVLRFFGSNEIEEVVNKLDKLGIDVQSGAFSSEDSNHVFVFANGNDSQEVPNLKQLVIRVRELGRKGMHIQRYKGLGEMNPEQLWTTTMDPEKRTILKVTMEDAVQADEMFTVLMGSEVESRRKFIEEHAPEVKNLDI; encoded by the coding sequence ATGGGTAAAAAGAAAGCTGCTGAGACTAAAGCCGGATCCAAATATGACGCTACCAATATCCAGGTGCTTGAGGGGATAGAGGCAGTTCGTAAACGACCGGCCATGTATATTGGCGATACTTCTGTGAGAGGGCTTCATCACTGTGTTTACGAGGTTGTGGACAATAGTGTGGACGAAGCCATGGGCGGGCACGCGCAGAATATAAATCTTGTGATTCACCAGAATGGCAGTATCACCATTACAGATGACGGGCGCGGCATTCCTGTGGATATTCATAAGTCCATGAAGAAGCCGGCCGTTGAGGTCGTTCTGACCACACTGCACGCGGGCGGCAAGTTTGACGGCGCTTCGTACAAAGTGTCCGGGGGCTTGCATGGAGTGGGGGTGTCTGTTGTTAACGCGCTTTCCGAATGGCTCGAGGTGGAAGTGAGCCGGGAAGGTAATGTCTACCATCAGCGATACGAAAAGGGTAAGGCAGTAAGTGCGCTTACGAAGGTCGGCAAATCCAGACAATCCGGTACAAGCATCACCTTTCTTCCGGACGCAAAAATTTTTGAGCAAACCACAGAATTCAGTTTTGACACACTCTGCAACCGTCTGAGAGAACTCGCCTTTCTAAACAAGGGCCTACGCATCACCATGGAGGACGAGCGCTCCGACAAGAACGTGGAGTTCAAGTTCGAAGGCGGCATTGTCGAGTTTGTCAATCATTTGAACAAGAACAAGAATCCTCTGCATCGCAAGGTGATTTATCTCCAAAAGGAGAAAGATAATGTCATTATTGAGATCGCCCTTCAATACAATGATACGTATGCAGAGAATATTTTCAGTTTTGCCAATAACATCAATACGATCGAAGGCGGGACACATCTCTCGGGGTTTAAGTCGGCGCTCACCCGTGTGATCAATCAATACGCAAAACAGAAAAAGGCTGCCAAGGACAAAGCCGCTTCGATTTCCGGCGAGGACGTGCGCGAAGGCCTTACGGGAGTGATCAGCGTTAAGCTCCCGCAGCCGCAGTTTGAAGGCCAAACAAAAACGAAGTTGGGCAACAGCGAAGTCGAAGGGATTGTTGCTTCGTTAACCATTGAAATTCTGGGCTCGTTCTTCGAGGAAAACCCCTCCGTAGGAAATGCCATTGCGAACAAAGCAATTATGGCCTCTCGCGCCAGAGAGGCGGCGCGCCACGCGCGGGATCTGACGCGGCGTAAATCAGCGTTGGATTCGGGAAGCCTGCCGGGCAAGCTGGCGGACTGTTCCGAAAAGGATGCGGCCCTATGCGAAGTCTATCTGGTCGAGGGGGATTCGGCCGGAGGCTCTGCAAAGCAGGGAAGAGACCGGCGATTCCAGGCGATCCTGCCGCTAAAAGGAAAGATTTTGAATGTGGAACGCGCACGTCTGGACAAGATTCTGAGCAACGAGGAAATCCGCACCATCATCTCGGCCTTAGGCACGGGGGTGGGGCAGGACTTCGACTTGGAAAAGCTGCGTTACCATAAGATCATTCTAATGTGTGATGCCGATGTGGATGGATCGCATATCCGGACACTGCTGTTAACCTTCCTGTTCCGTCAAATGCCGGCTTTGGTCGAAATGGAACATGTCTACATCGCCCAACCGCCTCTTTACAAAATCAAGAGGGGCAAGCGCGAGGAGTATATACAAACAGAAGGGCAGATGAGTGGTCTTCTCTTGGATCTTGGGTGTGAAGATCACGAACTGACTGTTAAGGTCGGGAAGACCCGCAAGAGTTACAAAGGCCAGGAGCTGTTGGACCTGATGCATTTTGCGACTGATTTGGAGCGTTTGGCCTCCGCGGTGGAAAAGCGTGGAGTGTCGTTGGAAAAGTATCTCGTACAGCGGGAACGCAAGACAGGCCGGCTTCCGCGATTTTTAGTGCGTCGTGAGGAGGAAGAAAAGTTCATCTACGATGACGAAGGTTTAGCGAAGTACCTTGCAGAATCCAAGGGCGAGGGAGAAGAAGAAATCCAGGTGACGGGTTTAAGAGCTGCGGGCGGAACGGATGTTCTTCGATTTTTCGGATCCAACGAGATTGAGGAAGTGGTCAACAAACTGGATAAGCTGGGGATAGATGTGCAGTCAGGCGCCTTTTCATCCGAGGATTCCAATCACGTCTTTGTCTTTGCGAACGGCAACGACTCCCAGGAAGTGCCGAACCTAAAACAGCTTGTGATCCGTGTTCGGGAGCTGGGGCGCAAAGGAATGCATATCCAGCGTTACAAAGGTTTGGGTGAGATGAATCCGGAACAACTCTGGACAACCACCATGGATCCGGAAAAACGCACAATTCTAAAGGTGACGATGGAAGACGCGGTTCAGGCAGACGAAATGTTTACCGTTCTCATGGGGAGTGAGGTTGAGTCACGGCGTAAGTTCATCGAAGAACACGCTCCCGAAGTAAAGAATTTGGACATCTAA
- a CDS encoding DUF721 domain-containing protein has protein sequence MSEAGALSTVVSQVLKSIRQRQGEISQQDWPRIAGKQISNHTKSLGLKDGVLTIIVDHPAWAQQIAERKKRLLDRWNEQVPGAPVNDLSVRVGDR, from the coding sequence GTGAGCGAAGCCGGCGCGTTATCCACAGTTGTTTCACAGGTGTTGAAGAGTATTCGTCAACGCCAAGGCGAAATCAGCCAACAAGACTGGCCTCGAATCGCGGGCAAGCAAATTTCAAACCACACAAAGAGCCTGGGCCTGAAAGATGGGGTGCTAACCATCATCGTAGATCACCCTGCGTGGGCCCAGCAGATTGCCGAAAGAAAAAAGAGACTGCTTGATCGCTGGAACGAGCAGGTCCCGGGGGCTCCGGTAAACGACCTGAGTGTTCGAGTGGGAGATAGATAA